Proteins encoded together in one Williamwhitmania taraxaci window:
- a CDS encoding FeoB-associated Cys-rich membrane protein, protein MLQDILALTTVVVAAGYTIYSFYKSISDTIGGKTSGCSGCASGSSCQIKDLAHHGSASK, encoded by the coding sequence ATGTTACAAGATATACTAGCACTCACAACCGTGGTAGTAGCAGCAGGCTACACCATATATAGCTTTTACAAAAGCATAAGCGATACTATTGGAGGAAAAACTTCCGGCTGTAGTGGATGCGCCAGTGGCAGCAGCTGCCAGATAAAAGACCTTGCTCACCATGGATCGGCAAGTAAATAG
- a CDS encoding helix-turn-helix domain-containing protein, with protein sequence MKAKDNVEVTSWVEIKDKVYGEKGSERRDSLEREAEAYKIGLLLKKARESRHLTQEDLGKLIDKKRTYISRVENDGSNITLGTLFEFVEKGLGGKVKIFIEL encoded by the coding sequence ATGAAGGCAAAGGATAATGTGGAGGTTACATCTTGGGTGGAGATTAAGGACAAGGTTTATGGTGAGAAGGGTTCCGAACGACGCGATAGTCTTGAAAGAGAAGCGGAGGCCTATAAGATAGGATTGCTACTTAAAAAGGCGCGCGAATCGCGGCATCTTACTCAGGAAGATCTCGGTAAACTGATAGACAAGAAGCGAACCTATATTTCGCGAGTAGAGAACGATGGTAGTAACATCACTCTTGGTACTCTCTTCGAATTTGTTGAGAAAGGTCTTGGTGGAAAAGTGAAGATTTTTATCGAACTATAG
- the feoB gene encoding ferrous iron transport protein B: protein MKLSDLQNGESGIITKVMGRGAFRKRITEMGFVRGKKVLVIKNAPLRDPIEYNIMGYNVSLRHSEASLIEVVTKDEAINLNFESFNGTITEEDLRVSAKVMGRTINVALVGNPNAGKTTLFNFASGSNERVGNYSGVTVDSKEAHFKHKGYLFNITDLPGTYSLTAYTPEEIFVRSFIAESVPDIIINVVDASNLERNLYLTTQLIDMDVKVILALNMYDELERHGDKFDYQSMGKMVGIPIVPTVGSKGKGISELFDTAINVFIDKDKTTRHVHINYGREVEQSVAAIQKLIKNPENSEVTDKYSSRFLSIKLLEKDKHSKKIVSRCVNSTSILETAAREIIRLEANLGEDSETVITDAKYGFIAGAHKETFKAGVHTRRRGTEVIDTFLTHKLFGFPIFIFFMWLMFYSTFTLGHYPMVWIENGVALISNLLRDYMTDGAFKDLLIGGIIDGVGSVIVFLPNILILFFFISVLEDTGYMARAAFIMDKLMHKIGLHGKSFIPLIMGFGCNVPAIMSTRTIENRNNRLLTMLINPFMSCSARLPIYLLIIGAIFPAHPGTVLFAVYLIGISMAIGAALVFKKTLFRSEEVPFVMELPPYRIPTVRSTVKHMWLKGSQYLRKMGGVILVAVILIWALEYYPKNANYTKPYDKLIAEKSAQVNQSSQRITDSLTLEIRTLEVMKASEQQANSYLGRVGKFIEPAIAPLGFDWKMGVSLLSGVAAKEIVVSTLAVLYQAGDDNESLTAKIQTERHSSGSRVGQLVFSPAAAAAFLIFILIYFPCVAVIAAIKKESGSWKWALFTIGYTTGLAWVLAFITFQVGTLFWG, encoded by the coding sequence ATGAAACTATCGGATTTACAGAACGGTGAGAGTGGTATTATAACCAAGGTGATGGGTCGTGGAGCATTCCGCAAGCGCATCACCGAGATGGGTTTTGTACGCGGAAAAAAGGTTCTGGTGATAAAAAACGCACCGTTGCGTGACCCCATCGAGTACAACATCATGGGATATAACGTTTCGCTGCGCCACAGCGAAGCATCGCTAATCGAGGTTGTCACCAAGGACGAGGCCATCAACCTGAACTTTGAATCATTCAACGGAACCATCACCGAGGAAGATCTTCGGGTTTCGGCCAAGGTGATGGGTCGCACCATAAACGTGGCGCTGGTGGGAAACCCCAACGCGGGCAAAACCACGCTCTTCAACTTTGCTTCCGGATCGAACGAACGGGTGGGCAACTACTCCGGCGTTACCGTCGATTCTAAAGAGGCTCACTTTAAGCATAAGGGATATCTGTTCAACATCACCGATCTTCCGGGAACCTACTCCCTCACGGCCTACACCCCCGAGGAGATATTCGTGCGCAGCTTCATTGCCGAGTCGGTACCCGATATTATCATCAACGTAGTGGACGCCTCCAACCTCGAGCGCAACCTCTACCTCACCACCCAGCTCATCGACATGGACGTGAAGGTAATCCTAGCCCTAAACATGTATGATGAACTCGAGAGGCACGGCGATAAGTTCGACTACCAATCGATGGGTAAGATGGTGGGTATCCCCATTGTTCCCACCGTGGGCAGTAAGGGTAAGGGAATTTCCGAGCTGTTCGACACCGCCATAAACGTATTCATCGATAAGGACAAAACCACCCGGCACGTTCACATAAACTACGGTCGCGAGGTGGAGCAATCCGTGGCGGCCATTCAAAAGCTGATTAAGAACCCCGAAAACAGCGAGGTAACCGACAAATACTCCTCCCGCTTCCTCTCCATTAAGCTGCTCGAAAAGGATAAGCACTCCAAGAAAATTGTATCGAGGTGTGTCAACAGCACCTCCATTCTCGAAACAGCCGCTCGGGAAATCATACGGCTGGAAGCCAACCTAGGAGAAGATAGCGAAACGGTGATTACCGATGCCAAGTATGGCTTTATTGCGGGAGCACATAAGGAGACCTTTAAGGCAGGAGTTCATACCCGACGTAGGGGAACCGAAGTGATCGATACCTTTCTTACCCATAAGCTGTTTGGATTCCCCATATTCATCTTCTTTATGTGGTTGATGTTCTACTCCACCTTTACGCTGGGTCATTACCCCATGGTTTGGATTGAGAATGGAGTAGCACTTATCTCCAACTTGCTGCGAGACTACATGACCGATGGAGCCTTCAAGGATCTGCTCATCGGAGGAATAATTGATGGAGTGGGCAGCGTAATTGTGTTTCTGCCTAACATCCTAATCCTATTCTTCTTTATCTCGGTGTTGGAAGATACCGGCTATATGGCCCGTGCCGCCTTCATCATGGATAAGCTAATGCACAAGATAGGGTTGCATGGCAAGTCATTTATTCCGCTTATCATGGGCTTTGGATGCAATGTTCCCGCCATCATGTCCACGCGCACCATCGAGAACCGCAACAACCGCCTTCTCACCATGCTCATTAATCCATTTATGAGCTGTAGCGCGCGCCTGCCCATCTACCTGCTTATTATTGGAGCAATATTCCCCGCACATCCCGGCACCGTGCTGTTTGCCGTTTACCTCATTGGCATATCCATGGCCATAGGTGCCGCTTTGGTTTTCAAGAAGACCCTATTCCGCTCGGAAGAGGTTCCGTTTGTAATGGAGCTCCCCCCCTATCGCATCCCAACTGTTCGATCGACAGTAAAGCACATGTGGCTTAAGGGTTCTCAATATCTCCGGAAAATGGGAGGCGTAATTCTGGTGGCTGTAATCCTCATTTGGGCGCTGGAGTATTATCCCAAGAATGCCAACTATACCAAACCCTACGATAAGCTCATTGCCGAGAAAAGCGCACAGGTAAATCAAAGTTCGCAACGAATAACGGATAGCCTCACACTAGAGATTCGCACCCTAGAGGTGATGAAAGCCTCCGAGCAACAGGCCAACTCTTACTTGGGACGCGTGGGCAAGTTTATCGAACCGGCAATTGCTCCATTAGGTTTCGACTGGAAGATGGGCGTAAGCTTACTATCGGGCGTAGCTGCCAAGGAAATTGTGGTGAGCACCTTGGCAGTGCTTTACCAAGCCGGCGACGACAACGAAAGCCTCACCGCTAAGATACAAACCGAGCGGCATAGCAGCGGTAGTCGGGTTGGACAGCTGGTATTCTCGCCGGCAGCGGCGGCAGCCTTTCTCATCTTTATCCTGATTTACTTCCCTTGCGTGGCGGTAATTGCCGCTATTAAGAAGGAATCGGGGAGTTGGAAGTGGGCACTCTTTACTATTGGCTACACTACCGGCTTAGCCTGGGTGCTGGCCTTTATTACCTTTCAGGTGGGAACACTGTTTTGGGGTTAA
- a CDS encoding endonuclease domain-containing protein, which yields MKSVYSMYFNASDMVIKLARELRLHPTEAEKTLWRAINKGQLGLKFRRQHPIYNFIADFYCHEARLIVEVDGGYHKSRIQRERDESRSAEVALVYDLKVIRFTNEEVLSNTNAVVSRLKTALSERMKNQLGNN from the coding sequence ATGAAGTCGGTTTACTCCATGTATTTTAACGCTTCCGATATGGTAATTAAGCTTGCTCGTGAGCTTCGATTGCATCCCACTGAGGCCGAAAAAACGCTTTGGAGAGCTATAAATAAAGGGCAATTGGGATTGAAATTTCGACGCCAGCATCCCATATATAATTTCATTGCTGATTTTTATTGCCATGAAGCTCGCTTGATTGTGGAAGTTGATGGTGGTTACCATAAGAGTAGAATCCAAAGAGAGCGTGATGAAAGCAGAAGTGCTGAGGTTGCCCTTGTTTATGATCTCAAAGTTATCCGATTTACCAACGAGGAGGTATTGAGTAATACCAATGCGGTTGTGAGTAGACTAAAAACTGCGCTTTCTGAACGAATGAAAAACCAACTTGGTAATAATTAA